The DNA segment GCCGGCGCATGCGTTTATCGCGCATCAGCCCGGACAGCCGCGCCTGCTCAGTGATCAATTGTTCTTCATAGTCTTTCTTTTCCAGACGCTGGGTCAGATCAAGACTGTCGAGCAGGTTCAACTGATCGACAGCCGTGCTCAGCGGCGCGGCATTGACCTCATCGGCCTCTACTTGCGGACGCTTGAGGGCGTTCTGCAGACCTTCGAGCAGAATCTTGCCGACCGCGAGGCTGCGGTAATTGGCGTCCATCCCTTCGATGATGTGCCACGGTGCATAGTCGCGACTGGTACGGCGCAACACGCGCTCGCCGTATTTGACGACCTTGTCGTAAGTCTGCGATTGCTGCCAGTCCAGCGGGCTGATGCGCCAACTGTGCAGTGGATCGTCGGCCAATGCCTTGAGCCGCGCCTTCATCTGTTTCTTCGACAGGTGGAACCAGAACTTGAAGATCAGCGCGCCTTCATCGCAAAGCATTTTTTCCAGACGCTCGGCGGCGTTGATTGCCTGATCCAGACGTGGATCCTTGAACAATCCATGCACACGGCCCTGGAGCATCTGGCTGTACCAGTTGCCGAAGAAAATCCCCATCCGGCCCTTGGCCGGCAGCATCCGCCAGTAACGCCACGCGGGTGGCCGCGCCAGTTCTTCATCGGTCTGCTGATCGAAGGTGCGCACCTCAATCAGGCGCGGGTCCATCCACTCGTTGAGCAACTTGACGGTCTCGCCCTTGCCGGCGCCCTCGATGCCGTTGATCAAAACGATCACCGGAAAACGTTTCTGCTGCTGCAACTCGAATTGCGCTTCCAGCAGTGCTTCACGCAGCGCAGGCACCGCCGCGTCGTAAGTCTCTTTGTCGATGGCATGGCCGATTTCGGCGGATTCAAACATGGGGACGGCTCCTTCCAGGATTCAGCAAGACTAGCGGATTGGGCATGGGCGCGGCGGAGAAATTCCGCTCACCATGGCAAGTGGGATGAATGAACAAACTGTGGCGAGGGAGCTTGCTCCCGCTCGGCTGCGCAGCAGTCGCAAGACCTGCAACCACGGTCCTCCAGACAAATTGCGGTCGCAGGTTTCGGGGCTGCTTCGCAACCCAGCGGGAGCAAGCTCCCTCGCCACAAAGAAACCCGCCTTTCGTCTCAAATCGTCGATTGTCTTCGAGGCTGCACAGCCGGGCCTTGCCATGGATCAAGCACCCTGCGCCCGATCAGCTAGAATGGCCGCCTTGTCGTTGCCGAGCCTGCCATGAAACCTGTATTGCCCCACGCCCAACTCGACTGGGATGACCACGGACGTCCGCGCTCGCGGGTGTTCGATGATGTGTATTTTTCCGACCAGTCGGGGCTGGATGAAACCCGCTACGTGTTCCTCGAACAGAACCGTCTGGCCGAGCGTTTTGCCGCACTGCCAAGCGATGGGCGTCTGGTGATCGGTGAAACCGGCTTCGGCACCGGGCTGAATTTTCTCTGCGCCTGGCAGTTGTTCGAGCAGCATGCGGTGGCCGGTGCGCGGCTGCATTTTGTCAGCGTCGAAAAGTACCCGCTGAGTCCGGCCGACCTGCAAAGGGCACTGGCCTTGTGGCCGGATCTCAAGCCGCTGGCCGATCAGTTGCTGACCCATTACGTGGCGATCCATCAGGGCTTCCAGCGGATCATTCTCGGCAATGGCCGGGTGACGCTGACGCTGCTGATCGGCGATGCGCTGGAGCAACTGCCGCAACTCGATGCGCAGATCGACGCATGGTTTCTCGACGGTTTCGCCCCGGCGAAAAACCCCGACATGTGGACCGCCGAACTGTTCGCCGAACTCGCGCGACTGGCTGCGCCCGGCTCGACCATCAGCACCTTCACCAGCACCGGTTGGGTGCGGCGCTTGCTCAACGCCGCCGGGTTCAAGATGAAACGCACCCCGGGCATCGGCCACAAGTGGGAGATCCTGCGCGGCGAGTTTCTTGGCTGGCCACAGGACGTCGCGCCACCGCTGCCGGACAAGCCGTGGTTCGCCCGCCCCGCGCCGTTAAAAGGCGAACGCCGCGCGCTGGTGATCGGCGCCGGGCTGGCCGGATGTGCGAGCGCTGCCAGCCTCGCTGCACGCGGCTGGCAAGTCAGTCTGCTGGAGCGTCACGAGGCCGTGGCGCAAGAGGCGTCGGGCAATCCGCAGGGCGTGCTCTATCTGAAATTGTCGGCCCACGGCACCGCGCTGTCGCAACTGATTGTCAGCGGCTTCGGCTACACCCGCCGCCTGCTGGAAACCCTGCAACGCGGCACGGACTGGGACGATTGCGGCGTGCTGCAATTGGCCTTCAATGCCAAGGAAGCCGAGCGTCAGGCGCAACTGGCAGCAGCGTTCCCGGAAGATCTGGTGCACTGGCTCGATCAGCCCCAGGCTGAAACTCAGGCTGGTATCGCCGTGGCCCATGGTGGGCTGTTCTACCCCGAAGGTGGCTGGGTGCATCCGCCGGCGCTGTGCCAGGCACAAGCCGCGCAAGCGAACATCGAACTGCTCAAGCATCACGACGTGCTGGAACTGCGCAAGGTCGATGATCAATGGCAAGCCTTCGACGGCGACCGCCTGCTCGCCAGCGCCCCGGTCGTGGTATTGGCCGGTGCTGCGGAAATAAAACGCTTTGCGCAAAGTGCCGAGCTGCCGCTCAAACGCATCCGCGGGCAGATCACGCGCCTGCCGCAAACTGCCGAGAGTCAGGCGCTGCGCACCGTGGTCTGCGCCGAAGGTTATGTCGCGCCGGCACGCTTGGGCGAACACACACTCGGCGCAAGTTTCGACTTCAACAGTGACGACTTGACCCCGACCACCGCCGAACACCTCGGCAATCTGGCGATGCTCGAAGAGATTTCCAGCGATCTGGTGGCGCGCCTGCACATCGATGAACTGCCCCCGGAAACACTGGAGGGACGCGCCGCGTTCCGCTGCACCAGCCCCGACTACCTGCCGATCGTCGGCCCGCTTGCCGACCGCGCAGCTTTCGCTCAGGCCTATGCCGCGTTGAGCAAGGATGCACGACAAGTGCCGGACATTGCCTGCCCGTGGCTCGATGGCCTGTACGTCAACAGCGGCCACGGTTCACGCGGGCTGATCACCGCGCCGCTGTCTGGCGAACTGCTCGCGGCGTGGCTGGACAACGAGCCGCTGCCACTGCCCAGAAGCGTCGCCGAAGCCTGCCACCCCAACCGTTTCGCCTTGCGCAAGTTGATTCGCGGCAAATGAAAAATCGCGACTGGCCGCTGGTCAGTCGCCCCCTCTTATAACTCATCGTTCTAAAACTCCCACATCTGCAGCGGGTCAGTTTCTGAGTAGCGGCCATTTTGGCCTGACTTGAATCACCCCTCCCCAACGGAAAAACCGGTAAGGACTTTATGTGCGGACTAGCTGGCGAGTTACGTTTTGATCATCAACCTGCAGACCTTGCAGCGGTTGAGCGAATCACCCATCACCTGGCCCCTCGCGGCCCCGACGCGTGGGGCTTCCATGCCCAAGGGCCGATTGCCCTGGGCCATCGTCGCCTGAAAATCATGGACCTGTCGGACGGCTCGGCGCAGCCGATGATCGACAGCCAATTGGGCCTGTCGCTGGCCTTCAACGGCGCGATCTACAACTTCCCCGAATTGCGCGCCGAGCTCGAAGCGCTCGGCTATGCGTTCTATTCCGGCGGTGACACCGAAGTGCTGCTCAAGGGCTACCACGCCTGGGGCGAAGCGTTGCTGCCGAAACTCAACGGCATGTTTGCCTTCGCCATCTGGGAGCGCGACGCCCAGCGCCTGTTCATCGCCCGTGACCGTCTCGGCGTAAAGCCTTTGTACCTGTCGCGCACCGGCCAGCGTTTGCGCTTTGCCTCGGCCCTGCCGGCGCTGCTCAAGGGCGGCGACATCAACCCGATCCTCGATCCGGTGGCGCTCAATCACTACCTGAATTTCCATGCAGTAGTGCCGGCTCCACGCACCTTGCTCGCGGGCATCGAAAAGCTGCCGCCAGCGACCTGGATGCGCGTCGAAGCCGATGGCCGCACCGAACAGAAAACCTGGTGGACCCTGCCCTACGGCCCACACGACGACGAGAAAAACCTGACGCTCGAAGACTGGCGCGACCGTGTGCTCGACAGCACCCGTGAAGCGGTAGCGATTCGGCAACGGGCGGCGGTGGATGTCGGTGTGCTGCTCTCCGGCGGTGTCGATTCGAGCATGCTCGTCGGCCTGCTGCGCGAAGTCGGCGTGGAGAACCTGTCGACCTTTTCCATCGGTTTCCAGGATGCCGGCGGCGAGCGTGGTGATGAATTCCAGTATTCCGATCTGATCGCCAAGCACTACGGCACCCAACACCATCAATTGCGCATCGACGAAAAAGAGATCATCGAGCAATTGCCCGCCGCGTTCCGCGCGATGAGCGAGCCGATGGTCAGCCACGACTGCATCGCCTTCTACCTGTTGTCGCGCGAAGTGGCCAAGCACTGCAAAGTGGTGCAGAGCGGCCAGGGCGCGGATGAGCTGTTCGCCGGTTATCACTGGTATCCGCAAGTCGACGGCGCAGCAGATCCGTATGCAGCCTATCGCGCGGCGTTTTTCGACCGCAGCTACGACGACTACGCGGCCACCGTACAGCCGAAATGGCTGACCGCGAATGATGCGGCCGGCGACTTCGTGAAAGAGCATTTCGCCCAGCCCGGCGCTGATGCGGCGGTGGATAAAGCCCTGCGTCTGGACAGCACGGTGATGCTGGTGGACGACCCGGTCAAACGCGTCGACAACATGACCATGGCCTGGGGCCTGGAAGCGCGCACGCCGTTTCTCGACTATCGACTGGTGGAACTGTCGGCGCGAATTCCCGGCCAGTTCAAGCTGCCCGATGGCGGCAAACAAGTGTTGAAAGAAGCCGCGCGCCTGGTGATTCCGAGCGAAGTGATCGACCGCAAGAAAGGTTACTTCCCGGTACCGGGCCTCAAGCATTTGCAGGGCGACACGCTGAACTGGGTGCGCGAACTGCTGCTGGATCCGAGCCAGGATCGCGGCCTGTTCAACCCGGCCATGCTCGACAAATTGCTGACTGACCCGCAAGGCCAACTGACGCCGCTGCGCGGCTCGAAACTGTGGCAACTGGCGGCCCTGAACCTGTGGCTCAGTGAACAAGGAATCTGATTGATGAAACCTCACGCCACGGCGATCAACCAACGTCTGTTACGCGGTCAGACACCGTCGTATGAACGCTTACAGGCGCGTCTGGCCGAAGACGGCAGCGAACTCGGCGCCGACCCCATTGCCGTGCATTGCGGCTGGGGGCGACTGCTGATCGGTCACACCTTTCCTGACCCGGCGACGCTGGCGCAGGAACTGCTCAACGAGCAGCCCGGCGAGCGCGATATCGCCCTGTACGTCGCCGCGCCGCAGCAGATTCTCGGTCTGGAGCCGGCCCAACTGTTTCTCGACCCGTCCGACACCCTGCGCCTGTGGTTCAGCGATTACCGCCAGGCCACCCGTGTGTTTCGCGGCTTCCGCATTCGCCGGGCACAGAGCGAAGCCGACTGGCAGGCGATCAATCTGCTGTATCAGGCACGCGGCATGCTGCCGATCGATGCCACGCGGCTGACTCCGCATCATCAGGGCGGCCCGGTTTATTGGCTCGCCGAAGACGAAGACAGCGGCGCGGTGATCGGCAGCGTCATGGGCCTCAATCACCAGAAAGCCTTCAACGATCCGGAACACGGCAGCAGCCTGTGGTGTCTGGCGGTGGATCCGCAGTGCTCGCGGCCCGGTGTCGGTGAAGTGCTGGTGCGGCATTTGATCGAGCACTTCATGAGTCGCGGCCTGAGCTATCTGGATCTGTCGGTGCTGCATGACAACCGCCAGGCGAAGAACCTCTACGCCAAACTCGGTTTTCGCAACCTCTCGACCTTCGCGATCAAGCGCAAGAACGGCATCAACCAGACGCTGTTCCTCGGTCCCGGCCCGGAAGCCAACTTCAACCCTTATGCGCGAATCATCGTCGAGGAAGCGCATCGGCGCGGCATCGATGTGCAAGTGGATGATGCCGAAGCCGGGCTGTTCACCCTCAGCCACGGTGGGCGCCGGGTGCGTTGCCGCGAATCGCTGAGCGACCTGACCAGCGCGATCAGCATGAGCCTGTGCCAAGACAAGAGCCTGACCCACAAGGTGTTGAAGGCCGCCGGGCTGAAACTGCCTTCGCAGCAACTGGCGGGTAACGCCGACGACAACCTGGCGTTTCTCGATGAGCATCAGCGAGTGGTGGTCAAGCCGCTCGACGGTGAACAGGGCCAGGGTGTGGCGGTCGATCTGCAGAGTATCGAAGAGGTGCAGCAGGCCATCGAAGCCGCCAAACATTTTGACAGCCGTGTGCTGCTCGAAAGCTTCCACGAAGGTCTCGACCTGCGGATTCTGGTGATCGGTTTTGAAGTGGTGGCCGCCGCGATTCGCCGTCCCGCGGAAGTGGTCGGTGACGGCCATCATTCGATCGGTGCATTGATCGAGGCCCAGAGCCGCCGTCGGCAAGCCGCCACCAGTGGCGAGAGCAAGATTCCGCTGGATCATGAAACCCAGCGCACCCTGCATGCGGCCGGTTATGACTACAGCAGCATCCTGCCGGCGGGCGAGCATCTGTTCGTGCGCCGCACCGCCAATCTGCACACCGGTGGCACGCTGGAAGACGTTACGGCGATTCTGCACCCGACCCTGGTCGATGCCGCCGTCCGTGCGGCGCGAGCGCTGGACATTCCGATGGTCGGCCTCGACCTGATGGTGCCGGCAGCGGACCAACCGGAGTACGTGTTTATCGAAGCCAACGAACGCGCGGGGCTGGCCAATCATGAGCCGCAGCCGACGGCGGAGCGCTTTGTCGATTTGTTGTTTCCGCACAGTCAGCCGGCTGTTTCTTGATTCCGAGGCGTCTGGACTGACGCCTTCGCGAGCAAGCCCGCTCCCACAGGTTGAACGCATTCCAAATGTGGGAGCGGGCTTGCTCGCGAAGGGGCCGCAACAGACACCCTAAATCACCCCTCATCGAAACCATCGATGCGCCTCAACTCATCAGGAGTTTCCATGACCACTCAAATCCCTGAACCGGATCTCAACTACCTGCAAAAAGTCCTGCTGGAAATGCTCGCCATTCCCAGCCCCACCGGATTCACCGACACCATCGTGCGTTACGTCGCCGAGCGTCTGGAAGAACTCGGCATCCCTTTCGAGATGACCCGTCGCGGCACGATCCGCGCCACGCTCAAGGGCAAGAAAAACAGTCCCGACCGCGCCGTGTCCGCGCACCTCGACACCATCGGTGCCGCCGTGCGTGCAGTGAAAGACAACGGGCGGCTGACCCTGGCCCCGGTCGGCTGCTGGTCGAGCCGGTTTGCCGAGGGCAGCCGGGTCAGCCTGTTCACCGACAACGGCGTGATTCGTGGCAGCGTGCTGCCGCTGATGGCGTCCGGGCACGCGTTCAACACCGCGGTGGACGAGATGCCGATCAGTTGGGATCACGTCGAACTGCGTCTGGATGCCTACTGCGCGACCAAGGCCGATTGCGAATCGCTGGGCATCAGCGTCGGCGACGTGGTGGCGTTCGACCCGCTGCCGGAGTTCACCGAGAGCGGCCATATCAGCGCCCGCCACCTCGATGACAAGGCTGGCGTTGCCGCGCTGCTGGCCTCGCTCAAGGCCATCGTCGACAGCGGTCAGGAGTTGATGATCGACTGTCACCCGCTGTTCACCATTACCGAAGAAACCGGCAGCGGCGCGGCGGCGGCATTGCCGTGGGATGTCAGCGAATTCGTCGGCATCGACATTGCCCCGGTTGCGCCGGGGCAGCATTCCAGCGAACACGCGGTGAGCGTGGCGATGCAGGATTCCGGTGGCCCTTATGACTATCACCTGTCACGGCATTTGCTGCGTCTGGCCAGCGAAAACGAACTGCCGGTAAGGCGCGACCTGTTCCGCTATTACTTCAGCGATGCGCATTCGGCGGTGACTGCCGGGCACGATATCCGCACCGCCCTGCTCGCCTTTGGCTGCGACGCGACCCATGGTTATGAACGTACGCACATCGACAGTCTGGCGGCGCTCAGTCGTTTGCTTGGGGCGTACATTCTGAGTCCGCCGGTATTCGCCAGCGATGCGGCGCCGGCCAATGCTTCGCTGGATCGCTTCAGTCATCAGATCGAGCATGAGACGCAGATGGAGAGCGATACGCGGGTGCCGTCGGTGGACAGTCTGGTGGGGCAGCGCTCGGACAGCTGAATCCTTGTTATCTGAACTATGGCTATCGCGAGCAGGCTCACTCCTACAGTTGGAATGCATTTCCTTGTAGGAGTGAGCCTGCTCGCGATGAGGCCGGTACAAACCACACAAAACTGGCAGCCAACCCTCAATCGCCGTAGCATCCCGCCATTGATTTAGCCGAGGTGCCCATGCTGATTCCCTACGACGCTCTTGAAGTCGACACCCTCACCCGCCTGATCGAGGATTTCGTCACTCGCGACGGTACCGACAACGGTGATGACACCCCATTGGAAACCCGTGTACTGCGCGTCCGCCAAGCACTGACCAAAGGCCAGGCGCTGATTGTTTTCGACCCGGAAAGCGAGCAATGCCAGTTGATGCTCAAGCACGATGTGCCCAAGCATCTGTTCGACTGAAAACTTCAGCGAGCCTTTTCGCTGATCTGTTTACGCTGGATCCGCTCGTAAACTTCAGAGCGGTGCACATTGACCTTCTGCGGCGCCTCGACGCCGAAGCGCACGCTGGAACCGTTGACTGACAATACGCGCACGGAAATATCGTCACCGATGGAAATCAACTCGCCCACAACACGGCTGAGTACAAGCATGGAGTTCGTCCTTCAGGGTTAGCCAGCCCTGAAGATGCGCGGCGGACGGGCGCTCTACAATGGGTCGCGAGCAATTCAGTCTTGCCCTACACCGTGAGTCGCTGCGCCCTTCAGACGTTTCCTGCAAATGGCTAAACAGTCTCGCCTCAAGCGGCGGAAAATCGCGGCCCGAACAGAATCACACTGGCACCGATCACGCATAACGCCACGCCGATCCAGTCCGAACCCAGCGGGCGCACGCGCTCGACCACCGCCAGCCAGCCGATCGACGCGACGATGTAGATTCCGCCATACGCGGCATAGGAGCGCCCGGCGTAAGCCGCTTCGACCCGGGTCAACAACAGCGCGAACAGGGTCAGGCTGAGCAGTGCCGGGATCACCCACAAGGCACTTTTGCCCTGACGCAGCCACATGAAAAAGGCGAAACAACCGGCGATTTCAAACAGCGCCGCGAGGAAGAACCACAGGTAATTGAGCATTGATGCGTCTCGACAGGGTGACCAATGCGGCCACCCTAACGACGCGATACCCGCCGGGCAAGTTCAACCGTTGGTTTGTTTGGCCTTGGCGCGCATTTTATCGGCCATGGTGGTCATTTCGTTGTAGATCAGTTGCGGGTTCTTCTGCTTGATCGCCCAGGCCATGCGCCCTTGCTCGTGCGGCAGAATCATGAACTCGCCCGCGGATACTTGCTGATAGATATAGTCAGCGATGTCAGCAGCAGTGATCGGCGAACTTTCCAGCAACTTGCCGACCTGGGCTTTCATCGCCGGCGTCGGGCCACGGAACGAATCGAGCAAGTTGGTCTGGAAGAACGACGGGCAAACCACATGCACGCTGACTTCCTGCTGCGCCAGTTCGATCAGCAAACTTTCCGACAACGCCACCACACCGGCCTTGGCCACGTTGTAGTTGCTCATCGCCGGGCCTTGCATCAAGGCCGCCATCGAGGCGATGTTGATGATCTTGCCTTTGCTCTGTTCCAGCAGCGGCAGGAACGCCTTGCAGCCCTTGACCACGCCCATCAGGTTGATCGCGATCTGCCAGTCCCAATCCTCCAGCGACAGCTCGCTGAAAAATCCGCCTGACGCCACACCAGCATTGTTGACGATGACATCGATGCCTCCCAGCTTCACTTCACAGGCTTGGGCAAACGCGGTCAGCTGGCTGTAATCACGCACATCGCAACGCTGGGTGAAACCGTCGCCACCGGCCTCACGCACCCATTTCAGGGTTTCCAACAGGCCGGGCTCGCTGACATCCGACAAAGCCAACTGCCAGCCTTCACGCGCCCAGCGCAGCGCGATTTCGCGACCCAAACCTGAACCCGCGCCAGTGATCATCATGCGATTTTGCATAGCCGACAGCCTTGTTGTTTCGTAGGAGATACGCGGAGTGTAGCGAAGGAACCTGGGTATCCCACGCTCCATCAGAATGCTGAATACAGGATCAAAAGATCTTGCGCTTAAAGGAAATAAGTCTGCGGCCCAAATACATTAAAAAAACATTGAATTTTCTTTGATTCACACCGGTCGGAATTTGTAAGCCGTCTGGAATTAGTTAGCCTCCAGTCGCCCTTGAACACCCAGTTTTCTCGAACACTTTTAACAAGGAAAATCGACATGGGCACAATTCTTATCATTATCCTGATCCTGTTGCTGATCGGTGGTCTGCCGGTCTTCCCGCACTCCAGAAGTTGGGGTTATGGTCCTTCGGGCATTATCGGCGTGGTGTTGGTGGTGCTGCTGGTCTTGCTGTTACTTGGCAGGATATAAAACCCCAAGACAAAAAAAGAGGCCCTCAGGGGCCTCTTTTTTATGCAGCGGTTTTATCAGTCAGGCTTGCCGTTG comes from the Pseudomonas sp. RSB 5.4 genome and includes:
- the pap gene encoding polyphosphate:AMP phosphotransferase, giving the protein MFESAEIGHAIDKETYDAAVPALREALLEAQFELQQQKRFPVIVLINGIEGAGKGETVKLLNEWMDPRLIEVRTFDQQTDEELARPPAWRYWRMLPAKGRMGIFFGNWYSQMLQGRVHGLFKDPRLDQAINAAERLEKMLCDEGALIFKFWFHLSKKQMKARLKALADDPLHSWRISPLDWQQSQTYDKVVKYGERVLRRTSRDYAPWHIIEGMDANYRSLAVGKILLEGLQNALKRPQVEADEVNAAPLSTAVDQLNLLDSLDLTQRLEKKDYEEQLITEQARLSGLMRDKRMRRHALVAVFEGNDAAGKGGAIRRVAAALDPRQYNIVPIAAPTEEERAQPYLWRFWRHLPARGKFTVFDRSWYGRVLVERIEGFCSPADWLRAYSEINDFEEQIADAGVIVVKFWLAIDKETQMERFQAREQIPFKRFKITEDDWRNREKWDAYRAAVGDMVDRTSTEISPWTLVEANDKRWARVKVLRTINRALEEAFAKSDKHAKKHKD
- the mnmC gene encoding bifunctional tRNA (5-methylaminomethyl-2-thiouridine)(34)-methyltransferase MnmD/FAD-dependent 5-carboxymethylaminomethyl-2-thiouridine(34) oxidoreductase MnmC, whose amino-acid sequence is MKPVLPHAQLDWDDHGRPRSRVFDDVYFSDQSGLDETRYVFLEQNRLAERFAALPSDGRLVIGETGFGTGLNFLCAWQLFEQHAVAGARLHFVSVEKYPLSPADLQRALALWPDLKPLADQLLTHYVAIHQGFQRIILGNGRVTLTLLIGDALEQLPQLDAQIDAWFLDGFAPAKNPDMWTAELFAELARLAAPGSTISTFTSTGWVRRLLNAAGFKMKRTPGIGHKWEILRGEFLGWPQDVAPPLPDKPWFARPAPLKGERRALVIGAGLAGCASAASLAARGWQVSLLERHEAVAQEASGNPQGVLYLKLSAHGTALSQLIVSGFGYTRRLLETLQRGTDWDDCGVLQLAFNAKEAERQAQLAAAFPEDLVHWLDQPQAETQAGIAVAHGGLFYPEGGWVHPPALCQAQAAQANIELLKHHDVLELRKVDDQWQAFDGDRLLASAPVVVLAGAAEIKRFAQSAELPLKRIRGQITRLPQTAESQALRTVVCAEGYVAPARLGEHTLGASFDFNSDDLTPTTAEHLGNLAMLEEISSDLVARLHIDELPPETLEGRAAFRCTSPDYLPIVGPLADRAAFAQAYAALSKDARQVPDIACPWLDGLYVNSGHGSRGLITAPLSGELLAAWLDNEPLPLPRSVAEACHPNRFALRKLIRGK
- a CDS encoding N-acetylglutaminylglutamine amidotransferase, which produces MCGLAGELRFDHQPADLAAVERITHHLAPRGPDAWGFHAQGPIALGHRRLKIMDLSDGSAQPMIDSQLGLSLAFNGAIYNFPELRAELEALGYAFYSGGDTEVLLKGYHAWGEALLPKLNGMFAFAIWERDAQRLFIARDRLGVKPLYLSRTGQRLRFASALPALLKGGDINPILDPVALNHYLNFHAVVPAPRTLLAGIEKLPPATWMRVEADGRTEQKTWWTLPYGPHDDEKNLTLEDWRDRVLDSTREAVAIRQRAAVDVGVLLSGGVDSSMLVGLLREVGVENLSTFSIGFQDAGGERGDEFQYSDLIAKHYGTQHHQLRIDEKEIIEQLPAAFRAMSEPMVSHDCIAFYLLSREVAKHCKVVQSGQGADELFAGYHWYPQVDGAADPYAAYRAAFFDRSYDDYAATVQPKWLTANDAAGDFVKEHFAQPGADAAVDKALRLDSTVMLVDDPVKRVDNMTMAWGLEARTPFLDYRLVELSARIPGQFKLPDGGKQVLKEAARLVIPSEVIDRKKGYFPVPGLKHLQGDTLNWVRELLLDPSQDRGLFNPAMLDKLLTDPQGQLTPLRGSKLWQLAALNLWLSEQGI
- the ngg gene encoding N-acetylglutaminylglutamine synthetase, whose translation is MKPHATAINQRLLRGQTPSYERLQARLAEDGSELGADPIAVHCGWGRLLIGHTFPDPATLAQELLNEQPGERDIALYVAAPQQILGLEPAQLFLDPSDTLRLWFSDYRQATRVFRGFRIRRAQSEADWQAINLLYQARGMLPIDATRLTPHHQGGPVYWLAEDEDSGAVIGSVMGLNHQKAFNDPEHGSSLWCLAVDPQCSRPGVGEVLVRHLIEHFMSRGLSYLDLSVLHDNRQAKNLYAKLGFRNLSTFAIKRKNGINQTLFLGPGPEANFNPYARIIVEEAHRRGIDVQVDDAEAGLFTLSHGGRRVRCRESLSDLTSAISMSLCQDKSLTHKVLKAAGLKLPSQQLAGNADDNLAFLDEHQRVVVKPLDGEQGQGVAVDLQSIEEVQQAIEAAKHFDSRVLLESFHEGLDLRILVIGFEVVAAAIRRPAEVVGDGHHSIGALIEAQSRRRQAATSGESKIPLDHETQRTLHAAGYDYSSILPAGEHLFVRRTANLHTGGTLEDVTAILHPTLVDAAVRAARALDIPMVGLDLMVPAADQPEYVFIEANERAGLANHEPQPTAERFVDLLFPHSQPAVS
- a CDS encoding osmoprotectant NAGGN system M42 family peptidase; this encodes MTTQIPEPDLNYLQKVLLEMLAIPSPTGFTDTIVRYVAERLEELGIPFEMTRRGTIRATLKGKKNSPDRAVSAHLDTIGAAVRAVKDNGRLTLAPVGCWSSRFAEGSRVSLFTDNGVIRGSVLPLMASGHAFNTAVDEMPISWDHVELRLDAYCATKADCESLGISVGDVVAFDPLPEFTESGHISARHLDDKAGVAALLASLKAIVDSGQELMIDCHPLFTITEETGSGAAAALPWDVSEFVGIDIAPVAPGQHSSEHAVSVAMQDSGGPYDYHLSRHLLRLASENELPVRRDLFRYYFSDAHSAVTAGHDIRTALLAFGCDATHGYERTHIDSLAALSRLLGAYILSPPVFASDAAPANASLDRFSHQIEHETQMESDTRVPSVDSLVGQRSDS
- a CDS encoding YheU family protein, which encodes MLIPYDALEVDTLTRLIEDFVTRDGTDNGDDTPLETRVLRVRQALTKGQALIVFDPESEQCQLMLKHDVPKHLFD
- the csrA gene encoding carbon storage regulator CsrA, with the translated sequence MLVLSRVVGELISIGDDISVRVLSVNGSSVRFGVEAPQKVNVHRSEVYERIQRKQISEKAR
- a CDS encoding YnfA family protein; translation: MLNYLWFFLAALFEIAGCFAFFMWLRQGKSALWVIPALLSLTLFALLLTRVEAAYAGRSYAAYGGIYIVASIGWLAVVERVRPLGSDWIGVALCVIGASVILFGPRFSAA
- a CDS encoding SDR family oxidoreductase; translation: MQNRMMITGAGSGLGREIALRWAREGWQLALSDVSEPGLLETLKWVREAGGDGFTQRCDVRDYSQLTAFAQACEVKLGGIDVIVNNAGVASGGFFSELSLEDWDWQIAINLMGVVKGCKAFLPLLEQSKGKIINIASMAALMQGPAMSNYNVAKAGVVALSESLLIELAQQEVSVHVVCPSFFQTNLLDSFRGPTPAMKAQVGKLLESSPITAADIADYIYQQVSAGEFMILPHEQGRMAWAIKQKNPQLIYNEMTTMADKMRAKAKQTNG
- a CDS encoding DUF3309 family protein: MDMGTILIIILILLLIGGLPVFPHSRSWGYGPSGIIGVVLVVLLVLLLLGRI